One window of the Sciurus carolinensis chromosome 8, mSciCar1.2, whole genome shotgun sequence genome contains the following:
- the Znf74 gene encoding zinc finger protein 74 isoform X4 → MSSPIWNEVRSHGKYTVKSLEGLVQEPMPEMKEESSQQQNFFKKEKKSMMEQLKRTNLHSTSPDEAWTWEAQEDTLWRNETALWKGVPTNHGDISTEENYWGHNKSEESFPLGCILFTQKNAPTEGHSPARCTKDIQSAEGITKDHQRACTGKKSFRSSECGKYPPADRPQGPGPGLFMCNECGKTFPQSASLMLHQRWHSREKAYKCNECGKAFTWSTNLIEHQRIHTGEKPFFCSECGKAFSCHSSLNVHHRIHTGERPYKCSTCEKAFSCSSLLNMHLRVHTGEKPYKCGECGKAFNQRTHLTRHHRIHTGEKPYKCDVCGKAFTCHSSLTVHEKIHNGDKPFKCNECEKAFNNRSRLTLHQRIHTGEKPFKCTDCGKGFSCHSYLIVHQRIHSGEKPFKCNECGKAFSSHSYLIVHQRIHTGEKPFDCSKCWKAFSCHSSLIVHQRIHTGEKPYKCHECGKAFSQNHCLIKHQKVHSGEKSFKCNKCGEMFNWSSHLLEHQRLHGEEKPFAIQFNRHLLSTYYVPSSLLGAENSGVADVDPINALDVAKLLCVVQPPPSRNFPLGSKHSD, encoded by the exons ATGTCATCTCCCATCTGGAACGAGGTGAGGAGCCATGGCAAGTACACAGTGAAGTCACTGGAGGGGCTTGTTCAG GAGCCTATGCCTGAGATGAAGGAGGAATCTTCTCAACAGCAgaactttttcaaaaaagaaaaaaagtctatgaTGGAGCAGCTAAAGAGGACCAACCTTCACAGCACCAGCCCCGATGAGGCATGGACCTGGGAAGCCCAGGAAGATACTCTTTGGAGAAATGAGACTGCCCTGTGGAAGGGAGTACCTACCAACCATGGAGACATCTCCACAGAGGAGAACTACTGGGGGCATAACAAATCTGAGGAGAGTTTTCCCCTGGGGTGCATCCTCTTCACCCAGAAAAATGCCCCTACAGAAGGACACTCTCCTGCCAGATGCACCAAGGACATCCAGTCTGCTGAGGGTATAACTAAAGACCACCAGAGGGCATGCACAGGGAAAAAGTCTTTCAGGTCAAGTGAGTGTGGGAAATACCCACCAGCAGACAGACCACAGGGGCCTGGGCCTGGTCTCTTCATGTGCAATGagtgtgggaaaaccttcccccAGAGTGCGTCCCTCATGCTGCACCAGCGCTGGCACAGCCGGGAGAAGGCTTACAAATGCAATGAGTGTGGCAAGGCCTTCACATGGAGCACCAACCTCATTGAGCACCAGCGGATCCATACAGGTGAGAAACCCTTCTTCTGCAgtgagtgtgggaaagccttcagctGCCACTCATCCCTCAATGTGCACCACCGTATCCACACAGGCGAGAGGCCTTATAAGTGCAGCACCTGTGAGAAGGCCTTCAGCTGCAGCTCACTGCTCAACATGCACCTGAGAGTGcacactggggagaagccctacaaGTGCGGTGAGTGTGGCAAGGCCTTCAACCAGCGGACACACCTGACCCGGCACCACCGCATCCACACTGgtgagaagccctacaaatgtgatGTTTGCGGCAAAGCTTTCACTTGCCACTCGTCCCTCACTGTGCATGAGAAAATCCACAACGGGGATAAGCCAttcaaatgtaatgaatgtgagAAGGCCTTCAATAACCGTTCACGCCTCACTCTCCATCAAAgaattcacacaggagagaagccgTTCAAGTGCACTGATTGTGGGAAAGGCTTCAGCTGCCACTCATACCTCATTGTGCATCAGAGGATCCACAGTGGGGAGAAGCCCTTCAAATGCAAcgagtgtgggaaagccttcagctCCCACTCTTACCTCATCGTGCACCAAAGGatccatactggagagaaaccctttGATTGCAGCAAGTGCTGGAAAGCCTTCAGCTGCCACTCGTCCCTCATTGTGCACCAGAGgatccacactggagagaagccctataaatgtCATGAGTGTGGCAAAGCATTCAGCCAGAACCATTGTCTTATTAAACACCAGAAGGTTCATTCTGGAGAGAAATCCTTTAAATGTAATAAATGTGGTGAAATGTTCAACTGGAGCTCACACCTCCTAGAACATCAGAGACTGCATGGTGAAGAGAAGCCCTTTGCCATCCAGTTCAACAGACActtgctgagcacctactatgtacccAGTAGTCTTTTGGGGGCAGAGAACAGTGGGGTGGCTGATGTGGACCCAATAAATGCACTGGATGTGGCAAAGCTCTTGTGTGTGGTGCAGCCCCCACCCAGCAGAAATTTCCCCCTGGGGAGCAAACATAGCGATTAA
- the Znf74 gene encoding zinc finger protein 74 isoform X3, whose protein sequence is METLALKPEETALSAQDPALSLKDNPEDKSGWGLLAARSEGLQFASQMSSPIWNEVRSHGKYTVKSLEGLVQEPMPEMKEESSQQQNFFKKEKKSMMEQLKRTNLHSTSPDEAWTWEAQEDTLWRNETALWKGVPTNHGDISTEENYWGHNKSEESFPLGCILFTQKNAPTEGHSPARCTKDIQSAEGITKDHQRACTGKKSFRSSECGKYPPADRPQGPGPGLFMCNECGKTFPQSASLMLHQRWHSREKAYKCNECGKAFTWSTNLIEHQRIHTGEKPFFCSECGKAFSCHSSLNVHHRIHTGERPYKCSTCEKAFSCSSLLNMHLRVHTGEKPYKCGECGKAFNQRTHLTRHHRIHTGEKPYKCDVCGKAFTCHSSLTVHEKIHNGDKPFKCNECEKAFNNRSRLTLHQRIHTGEKPFKCTDCGKGFSCHSYLIVHQRIHSGEKPFKCNECGKAFSSHSYLIVHQRIHTGEKPFDCSKCWKAFSCHSSLIVHQRIHTGEKPYKCHECGKAFSQNHCLIKHQKVHSGEKSFKCNKCGEMFNWSSHLLEHQRLHGEEKPFAIQFNRHLLSTYYVPSSLLGAENSGVADVDPINALDVAKLLCVVQPPPSRNFPLGSKHSD, encoded by the exons ATGGAGACCCTGGCCCTGAAGCCAGAGGAGACAG CTCTTTCCGCTCAGGACCCTGCTCTTTCCCTCAAAGACAATCCAGAGGATAAATCAGGTTGGGGTCTCCTAGCAGCCAGATCTGAG GGCCTCCAGTTTGCAAGCCAGATGTCATCTCCCATCTGGAACGAGGTGAGGAGCCATGGCAAGTACACAGTGAAGTCACTGGAGGGGCTTGTTCAG GAGCCTATGCCTGAGATGAAGGAGGAATCTTCTCAACAGCAgaactttttcaaaaaagaaaaaaagtctatgaTGGAGCAGCTAAAGAGGACCAACCTTCACAGCACCAGCCCCGATGAGGCATGGACCTGGGAAGCCCAGGAAGATACTCTTTGGAGAAATGAGACTGCCCTGTGGAAGGGAGTACCTACCAACCATGGAGACATCTCCACAGAGGAGAACTACTGGGGGCATAACAAATCTGAGGAGAGTTTTCCCCTGGGGTGCATCCTCTTCACCCAGAAAAATGCCCCTACAGAAGGACACTCTCCTGCCAGATGCACCAAGGACATCCAGTCTGCTGAGGGTATAACTAAAGACCACCAGAGGGCATGCACAGGGAAAAAGTCTTTCAGGTCAAGTGAGTGTGGGAAATACCCACCAGCAGACAGACCACAGGGGCCTGGGCCTGGTCTCTTCATGTGCAATGagtgtgggaaaaccttcccccAGAGTGCGTCCCTCATGCTGCACCAGCGCTGGCACAGCCGGGAGAAGGCTTACAAATGCAATGAGTGTGGCAAGGCCTTCACATGGAGCACCAACCTCATTGAGCACCAGCGGATCCATACAGGTGAGAAACCCTTCTTCTGCAgtgagtgtgggaaagccttcagctGCCACTCATCCCTCAATGTGCACCACCGTATCCACACAGGCGAGAGGCCTTATAAGTGCAGCACCTGTGAGAAGGCCTTCAGCTGCAGCTCACTGCTCAACATGCACCTGAGAGTGcacactggggagaagccctacaaGTGCGGTGAGTGTGGCAAGGCCTTCAACCAGCGGACACACCTGACCCGGCACCACCGCATCCACACTGgtgagaagccctacaaatgtgatGTTTGCGGCAAAGCTTTCACTTGCCACTCGTCCCTCACTGTGCATGAGAAAATCCACAACGGGGATAAGCCAttcaaatgtaatgaatgtgagAAGGCCTTCAATAACCGTTCACGCCTCACTCTCCATCAAAgaattcacacaggagagaagccgTTCAAGTGCACTGATTGTGGGAAAGGCTTCAGCTGCCACTCATACCTCATTGTGCATCAGAGGATCCACAGTGGGGAGAAGCCCTTCAAATGCAAcgagtgtgggaaagccttcagctCCCACTCTTACCTCATCGTGCACCAAAGGatccatactggagagaaaccctttGATTGCAGCAAGTGCTGGAAAGCCTTCAGCTGCCACTCGTCCCTCATTGTGCACCAGAGgatccacactggagagaagccctataaatgtCATGAGTGTGGCAAAGCATTCAGCCAGAACCATTGTCTTATTAAACACCAGAAGGTTCATTCTGGAGAGAAATCCTTTAAATGTAATAAATGTGGTGAAATGTTCAACTGGAGCTCACACCTCCTAGAACATCAGAGACTGCATGGTGAAGAGAAGCCCTTTGCCATCCAGTTCAACAGACActtgctgagcacctactatgtacccAGTAGTCTTTTGGGGGCAGAGAACAGTGGGGTGGCTGATGTGGACCCAATAAATGCACTGGATGTGGCAAAGCTCTTGTGTGTGGTGCAGCCCCCACCCAGCAGAAATTTCCCCCTGGGGAGCAAACATAGCGATTAA
- the Znf74 gene encoding zinc finger protein 74 isoform X1 gives METLALKPEETALSAQDPALSLKDNPEDKSGWGLLAARSEESVTFKDVAVNFTQEEWGQLDSPQRALYRDVMLENYQNLLALVGPPVCKPDVISHLERGEEPWQVHSEVTGGACSEQEPMPEMKEESSQQQNFFKKEKKSMMEQLKRTNLHSTSPDEAWTWEAQEDTLWRNETALWKGVPTNHGDISTEENYWGHNKSEESFPLGCILFTQKNAPTEGHSPARCTKDIQSAEGITKDHQRACTGKKSFRSSECGKYPPADRPQGPGPGLFMCNECGKTFPQSASLMLHQRWHSREKAYKCNECGKAFTWSTNLIEHQRIHTGEKPFFCSECGKAFSCHSSLNVHHRIHTGERPYKCSTCEKAFSCSSLLNMHLRVHTGEKPYKCGECGKAFNQRTHLTRHHRIHTGEKPYKCDVCGKAFTCHSSLTVHEKIHNGDKPFKCNECEKAFNNRSRLTLHQRIHTGEKPFKCTDCGKGFSCHSYLIVHQRIHSGEKPFKCNECGKAFSSHSYLIVHQRIHTGEKPFDCSKCWKAFSCHSSLIVHQRIHTGEKPYKCHECGKAFSQNHCLIKHQKVHSGEKSFKCNKCGEMFNWSSHLLEHQRLHGEEKPFAIQFNRHLLSTYYVPSSLLGAENSGVADVDPINALDVAKLLCVVQPPPSRNFPLGSKHSD, from the exons ATGGAGACCCTGGCCCTGAAGCCAGAGGAGACAG CTCTTTCCGCTCAGGACCCTGCTCTTTCCCTCAAAGACAATCCAGAGGATAAATCAGGTTGGGGTCTCCTAGCAGCCAGATCTGAG GAATCAGTTACTTTCAAGGATGTGGCTGTGAACTTTACTCAGGAGGAATGGGGTCAGTTGGACTCTCCTCAGAGGGCGCTATACAGGGATGTGATGCTGGAGAACTACCAGAACCTTCTTGCCCTTG TAGGGCCTCCAGTTTGCAAGCCAGATGTCATCTCCCATCTGGAACGAGGTGAGGAGCCATGGCAAGTACACAGTGAAGTCACTGGAGGGGCTTGTTCAG AGCAGGAGCCTATGCCTGAGATGAAGGAGGAATCTTCTCAACAGCAgaactttttcaaaaaagaaaaaaagtctatgaTGGAGCAGCTAAAGAGGACCAACCTTCACAGCACCAGCCCCGATGAGGCATGGACCTGGGAAGCCCAGGAAGATACTCTTTGGAGAAATGAGACTGCCCTGTGGAAGGGAGTACCTACCAACCATGGAGACATCTCCACAGAGGAGAACTACTGGGGGCATAACAAATCTGAGGAGAGTTTTCCCCTGGGGTGCATCCTCTTCACCCAGAAAAATGCCCCTACAGAAGGACACTCTCCTGCCAGATGCACCAAGGACATCCAGTCTGCTGAGGGTATAACTAAAGACCACCAGAGGGCATGCACAGGGAAAAAGTCTTTCAGGTCAAGTGAGTGTGGGAAATACCCACCAGCAGACAGACCACAGGGGCCTGGGCCTGGTCTCTTCATGTGCAATGagtgtgggaaaaccttcccccAGAGTGCGTCCCTCATGCTGCACCAGCGCTGGCACAGCCGGGAGAAGGCTTACAAATGCAATGAGTGTGGCAAGGCCTTCACATGGAGCACCAACCTCATTGAGCACCAGCGGATCCATACAGGTGAGAAACCCTTCTTCTGCAgtgagtgtgggaaagccttcagctGCCACTCATCCCTCAATGTGCACCACCGTATCCACACAGGCGAGAGGCCTTATAAGTGCAGCACCTGTGAGAAGGCCTTCAGCTGCAGCTCACTGCTCAACATGCACCTGAGAGTGcacactggggagaagccctacaaGTGCGGTGAGTGTGGCAAGGCCTTCAACCAGCGGACACACCTGACCCGGCACCACCGCATCCACACTGgtgagaagccctacaaatgtgatGTTTGCGGCAAAGCTTTCACTTGCCACTCGTCCCTCACTGTGCATGAGAAAATCCACAACGGGGATAAGCCAttcaaatgtaatgaatgtgagAAGGCCTTCAATAACCGTTCACGCCTCACTCTCCATCAAAgaattcacacaggagagaagccgTTCAAGTGCACTGATTGTGGGAAAGGCTTCAGCTGCCACTCATACCTCATTGTGCATCAGAGGATCCACAGTGGGGAGAAGCCCTTCAAATGCAAcgagtgtgggaaagccttcagctCCCACTCTTACCTCATCGTGCACCAAAGGatccatactggagagaaaccctttGATTGCAGCAAGTGCTGGAAAGCCTTCAGCTGCCACTCGTCCCTCATTGTGCACCAGAGgatccacactggagagaagccctataaatgtCATGAGTGTGGCAAAGCATTCAGCCAGAACCATTGTCTTATTAAACACCAGAAGGTTCATTCTGGAGAGAAATCCTTTAAATGTAATAAATGTGGTGAAATGTTCAACTGGAGCTCACACCTCCTAGAACATCAGAGACTGCATGGTGAAGAGAAGCCCTTTGCCATCCAGTTCAACAGACActtgctgagcacctactatgtacccAGTAGTCTTTTGGGGGCAGAGAACAGTGGGGTGGCTGATGTGGACCCAATAAATGCACTGGATGTGGCAAAGCTCTTGTGTGTGGTGCAGCCCCCACCCAGCAGAAATTTCCCCCTGGGGAGCAAACATAGCGATTAA
- the LOC124991481 gene encoding protein FAM246C, whose protein sequence is MTAEAHNKGYVWAQNSEISVTGTVSWKELSQGSSPPRVAGALRLLGCTLVLAALAGLVLAVVVEVAVQMAAEPRRSWAQVRSMHGASEALRQGAGRRRDPGSQPNGPVSEVVRVPGRLARLRGQLRAQAATRAEAPRLLRLVERAGAGAGGTGAGVGENSERIEARSGSSVCSVCGEPRGGATYPAGVLEVSERRLQEGLAAVRAELGAGLEELRAELRAELDALRALLPPPQSPPPARREHRAVLRAGSRAPALLRALGTVNALVTASRPTNDFPDGPAEDGANRIPARKNHKKTPMSPAAPQGGGD, encoded by the exons ATGACTGCAGAGGCCCATAACAAGGGTTATGTGTGGGCACAGAATTCAGAGATAAGTGTGACCGGGACTGTGTCATGGAAGGAG CTGTCTCAGGGGTCCTCTCCACCGCGTGTCGCTGGGGCCCTGCGGTTGCTAGGCTGCACGCTAGTGCTCGCAGCACTCGCAGGTCTGGTGCTGGCTGTAGTGGTGGAGGTGGCTGTACAGATGGCTGCAGAGCCCCGACGCTCTTGGGCTCAGGTGCGCAGTATGCATGGTGCCAGCGAGGCGCTGAGACAAGGCGCTGGCCGCCGGCGAGACCCAGGGTCCCAGCCCAATGGGCCAGTCTCCGAAGTCGTTCGCGTCCCAGGTCGCCTGGCTCGTTTGCGGGGTCAGCTCCGAGCCCAAGCTGCGACCCGGGCCGAGGCACCGCGACTGCTCCGGCTGGTGGAACGCGCTGGAGCCGGAGCTGGGGGGACTGGAGCCGGAGTGGGGGAGAACAGCGAGAGAATCGAAGCGCGCAGCGGCAGCTCGGTGTGTTCGGTGTGTGGGGAGCCACGCGGCGGGGCCACCTACCCAGCCGGCGTCCTTGAAGTGAGCGAGCGGAGGCTGCAGGAGGGCCTGGCTGCAGTGCGGGCCGAGCTGGGCGCGGGGCTGGAGGAGCTGCGCGCTGAGCTTCGCGCGGAGCTGGACGCCCTCCGAGCGCTGCTGCCGCCGCCACAGTCACCGCCACCCGCCCGCCGTGAGCACCGTGCTGTCCTGCGGGCAGGATCCCGAGCCCCAGCCCTGCTGCGGGCGCTAGGCACTGTGAACGCCTTGGTCACTGCTTCCAGGCCAACCAACGACTTCCCAGATGGCCCTGCGGAAGACGGCGCGAACCGAATCCCTGCCCGAAAGAATCACAAGAAAACTCCCATGTCGCCAGCAGCCCCTCAAGGTGGCGGAGATTGA
- the Znf74 gene encoding zinc finger protein 74 isoform X2: METLALKPEETALSAQDPALSLKDNPEDKSGWGLLAARSEESVTFKDVAVNFTQEEWGQLDSPQRALYRDVMLENYQNLLALGPPVCKPDVISHLERGEEPWQVHSEVTGGACSEQEPMPEMKEESSQQQNFFKKEKKSMMEQLKRTNLHSTSPDEAWTWEAQEDTLWRNETALWKGVPTNHGDISTEENYWGHNKSEESFPLGCILFTQKNAPTEGHSPARCTKDIQSAEGITKDHQRACTGKKSFRSSECGKYPPADRPQGPGPGLFMCNECGKTFPQSASLMLHQRWHSREKAYKCNECGKAFTWSTNLIEHQRIHTGEKPFFCSECGKAFSCHSSLNVHHRIHTGERPYKCSTCEKAFSCSSLLNMHLRVHTGEKPYKCGECGKAFNQRTHLTRHHRIHTGEKPYKCDVCGKAFTCHSSLTVHEKIHNGDKPFKCNECEKAFNNRSRLTLHQRIHTGEKPFKCTDCGKGFSCHSYLIVHQRIHSGEKPFKCNECGKAFSSHSYLIVHQRIHTGEKPFDCSKCWKAFSCHSSLIVHQRIHTGEKPYKCHECGKAFSQNHCLIKHQKVHSGEKSFKCNKCGEMFNWSSHLLEHQRLHGEEKPFAIQFNRHLLSTYYVPSSLLGAENSGVADVDPINALDVAKLLCVVQPPPSRNFPLGSKHSD, translated from the exons ATGGAGACCCTGGCCCTGAAGCCAGAGGAGACAG CTCTTTCCGCTCAGGACCCTGCTCTTTCCCTCAAAGACAATCCAGAGGATAAATCAGGTTGGGGTCTCCTAGCAGCCAGATCTGAG GAATCAGTTACTTTCAAGGATGTGGCTGTGAACTTTACTCAGGAGGAATGGGGTCAGTTGGACTCTCCTCAGAGGGCGCTATACAGGGATGTGATGCTGGAGAACTACCAGAACCTTCTTGCCCTTG GGCCTCCAGTTTGCAAGCCAGATGTCATCTCCCATCTGGAACGAGGTGAGGAGCCATGGCAAGTACACAGTGAAGTCACTGGAGGGGCTTGTTCAG AGCAGGAGCCTATGCCTGAGATGAAGGAGGAATCTTCTCAACAGCAgaactttttcaaaaaagaaaaaaagtctatgaTGGAGCAGCTAAAGAGGACCAACCTTCACAGCACCAGCCCCGATGAGGCATGGACCTGGGAAGCCCAGGAAGATACTCTTTGGAGAAATGAGACTGCCCTGTGGAAGGGAGTACCTACCAACCATGGAGACATCTCCACAGAGGAGAACTACTGGGGGCATAACAAATCTGAGGAGAGTTTTCCCCTGGGGTGCATCCTCTTCACCCAGAAAAATGCCCCTACAGAAGGACACTCTCCTGCCAGATGCACCAAGGACATCCAGTCTGCTGAGGGTATAACTAAAGACCACCAGAGGGCATGCACAGGGAAAAAGTCTTTCAGGTCAAGTGAGTGTGGGAAATACCCACCAGCAGACAGACCACAGGGGCCTGGGCCTGGTCTCTTCATGTGCAATGagtgtgggaaaaccttcccccAGAGTGCGTCCCTCATGCTGCACCAGCGCTGGCACAGCCGGGAGAAGGCTTACAAATGCAATGAGTGTGGCAAGGCCTTCACATGGAGCACCAACCTCATTGAGCACCAGCGGATCCATACAGGTGAGAAACCCTTCTTCTGCAgtgagtgtgggaaagccttcagctGCCACTCATCCCTCAATGTGCACCACCGTATCCACACAGGCGAGAGGCCTTATAAGTGCAGCACCTGTGAGAAGGCCTTCAGCTGCAGCTCACTGCTCAACATGCACCTGAGAGTGcacactggggagaagccctacaaGTGCGGTGAGTGTGGCAAGGCCTTCAACCAGCGGACACACCTGACCCGGCACCACCGCATCCACACTGgtgagaagccctacaaatgtgatGTTTGCGGCAAAGCTTTCACTTGCCACTCGTCCCTCACTGTGCATGAGAAAATCCACAACGGGGATAAGCCAttcaaatgtaatgaatgtgagAAGGCCTTCAATAACCGTTCACGCCTCACTCTCCATCAAAgaattcacacaggagagaagccgTTCAAGTGCACTGATTGTGGGAAAGGCTTCAGCTGCCACTCATACCTCATTGTGCATCAGAGGATCCACAGTGGGGAGAAGCCCTTCAAATGCAAcgagtgtgggaaagccttcagctCCCACTCTTACCTCATCGTGCACCAAAGGatccatactggagagaaaccctttGATTGCAGCAAGTGCTGGAAAGCCTTCAGCTGCCACTCGTCCCTCATTGTGCACCAGAGgatccacactggagagaagccctataaatgtCATGAGTGTGGCAAAGCATTCAGCCAGAACCATTGTCTTATTAAACACCAGAAGGTTCATTCTGGAGAGAAATCCTTTAAATGTAATAAATGTGGTGAAATGTTCAACTGGAGCTCACACCTCCTAGAACATCAGAGACTGCATGGTGAAGAGAAGCCCTTTGCCATCCAGTTCAACAGACActtgctgagcacctactatgtacccAGTAGTCTTTTGGGGGCAGAGAACAGTGGGGTGGCTGATGTGGACCCAATAAATGCACTGGATGTGGCAAAGCTCTTGTGTGTGGTGCAGCCCCCACCCAGCAGAAATTTCCCCCTGGGGAGCAAACATAGCGATTAA
- the Znf74 gene encoding zinc finger protein 74 isoform X5 has product MPEMKEESSQQQNFFKKEKKSMMEQLKRTNLHSTSPDEAWTWEAQEDTLWRNETALWKGVPTNHGDISTEENYWGHNKSEESFPLGCILFTQKNAPTEGHSPARCTKDIQSAEGITKDHQRACTGKKSFRSSECGKYPPADRPQGPGPGLFMCNECGKTFPQSASLMLHQRWHSREKAYKCNECGKAFTWSTNLIEHQRIHTGEKPFFCSECGKAFSCHSSLNVHHRIHTGERPYKCSTCEKAFSCSSLLNMHLRVHTGEKPYKCGECGKAFNQRTHLTRHHRIHTGEKPYKCDVCGKAFTCHSSLTVHEKIHNGDKPFKCNECEKAFNNRSRLTLHQRIHTGEKPFKCTDCGKGFSCHSYLIVHQRIHSGEKPFKCNECGKAFSSHSYLIVHQRIHTGEKPFDCSKCWKAFSCHSSLIVHQRIHTGEKPYKCHECGKAFSQNHCLIKHQKVHSGEKSFKCNKCGEMFNWSSHLLEHQRLHGEEKPFAIQFNRHLLSTYYVPSSLLGAENSGVADVDPINALDVAKLLCVVQPPPSRNFPLGSKHSD; this is encoded by the coding sequence ATGCCTGAGATGAAGGAGGAATCTTCTCAACAGCAgaactttttcaaaaaagaaaaaaagtctatgaTGGAGCAGCTAAAGAGGACCAACCTTCACAGCACCAGCCCCGATGAGGCATGGACCTGGGAAGCCCAGGAAGATACTCTTTGGAGAAATGAGACTGCCCTGTGGAAGGGAGTACCTACCAACCATGGAGACATCTCCACAGAGGAGAACTACTGGGGGCATAACAAATCTGAGGAGAGTTTTCCCCTGGGGTGCATCCTCTTCACCCAGAAAAATGCCCCTACAGAAGGACACTCTCCTGCCAGATGCACCAAGGACATCCAGTCTGCTGAGGGTATAACTAAAGACCACCAGAGGGCATGCACAGGGAAAAAGTCTTTCAGGTCAAGTGAGTGTGGGAAATACCCACCAGCAGACAGACCACAGGGGCCTGGGCCTGGTCTCTTCATGTGCAATGagtgtgggaaaaccttcccccAGAGTGCGTCCCTCATGCTGCACCAGCGCTGGCACAGCCGGGAGAAGGCTTACAAATGCAATGAGTGTGGCAAGGCCTTCACATGGAGCACCAACCTCATTGAGCACCAGCGGATCCATACAGGTGAGAAACCCTTCTTCTGCAgtgagtgtgggaaagccttcagctGCCACTCATCCCTCAATGTGCACCACCGTATCCACACAGGCGAGAGGCCTTATAAGTGCAGCACCTGTGAGAAGGCCTTCAGCTGCAGCTCACTGCTCAACATGCACCTGAGAGTGcacactggggagaagccctacaaGTGCGGTGAGTGTGGCAAGGCCTTCAACCAGCGGACACACCTGACCCGGCACCACCGCATCCACACTGgtgagaagccctacaaatgtgatGTTTGCGGCAAAGCTTTCACTTGCCACTCGTCCCTCACTGTGCATGAGAAAATCCACAACGGGGATAAGCCAttcaaatgtaatgaatgtgagAAGGCCTTCAATAACCGTTCACGCCTCACTCTCCATCAAAgaattcacacaggagagaagccgTTCAAGTGCACTGATTGTGGGAAAGGCTTCAGCTGCCACTCATACCTCATTGTGCATCAGAGGATCCACAGTGGGGAGAAGCCCTTCAAATGCAAcgagtgtgggaaagccttcagctCCCACTCTTACCTCATCGTGCACCAAAGGatccatactggagagaaaccctttGATTGCAGCAAGTGCTGGAAAGCCTTCAGCTGCCACTCGTCCCTCATTGTGCACCAGAGgatccacactggagagaagccctataaatgtCATGAGTGTGGCAAAGCATTCAGCCAGAACCATTGTCTTATTAAACACCAGAAGGTTCATTCTGGAGAGAAATCCTTTAAATGTAATAAATGTGGTGAAATGTTCAACTGGAGCTCACACCTCCTAGAACATCAGAGACTGCATGGTGAAGAGAAGCCCTTTGCCATCCAGTTCAACAGACActtgctgagcacctactatgtacccAGTAGTCTTTTGGGGGCAGAGAACAGTGGGGTGGCTGATGTGGACCCAATAAATGCACTGGATGTGGCAAAGCTCTTGTGTGTGGTGCAGCCCCCACCCAGCAGAAATTTCCCCCTGGGGAGCAAACATAGCGATTAA